The Bradyrhizobium barranii subsp. barranii genome segment GTTCTCCACGGACAGGAAGTCTCTCTTGATCTGACGCAAGGATTTTTCTCCGCTGTCAGCGCTGCTCGAAACTTGGTTGTTCGTCTTCATGGTGGCAGCAGAGCGGCCGCGATTCCGCCGCTAAGGTCAGGCGCCCGCACGAAGAGAAAACGGGAGGTCGCCGGTATTTCAGCGTCATCTCGGCCGTCCTGGCCGATCAGGATCAATCCGGCTCCGCCATTTGCCACGTTGAGAACCACGGGCTCTCCGCTCCACGTCTTGATCGGCTGCATTCCCACGATGAGGAATTCACCCATGGGCTGATCGAGATACTGAAGACGCAATTGCGGACCGACCTCCGCTGCCGCAAGTTCAAAGCCGAGTTGTCGGGCCCGTGCGTAAATGACGGCCAGAGGCACGCTATCGGTCTTGAAGCCGAGCTGGACCGCGGATACCGCCACAAGCTCCACGTCCATCTTGTTGGAACTGACCGTAAAGGCCGGTCGAGCGAGAACTTCCGCGGCCAGCCCGCCGATGTTGCAGCCGACCGCATCCAATGCATCGCGCAACGCAACGGAGTTGCCAAAAGTGCCGACCGCAATCGTCTTCCATGTCGGAACGTCGCGGACGGACGCGATGAGTTTTTGCGGCAAATCAACTGCACGAACCTTGCCGAGTTTCAGTTAATTCTGTAGCACGTCGCGCGCCGAGCATTGTCCCCACGCCCTGGGCGCGAACTGAAACAAGGAAGCGGCACAGAGCAACGCAACCATCAAGCAATGGCTGCCCCATCTCGCGTTCGGATGGTGATGTGGTGCGGCGCGATCCGCTTGGCTTGTCAGAATGCACATGTCGAATATCGACTTGTTGCAAAATTCAACTGAAAAGAACCCGCCTCCGAGTCAATGGGAAGAACGGAGGCCAATGAAAAACATCGCCCGACCGAACTCAAAAGGGGGGCCGGAGGCGGGGAGCTATTGGCTCAACTATTACAATTTCAAATGAACGGGCGGCGGTCCGTAAGCCCGATCGCCCGTCGCATCAAACCGAAAACGGAATGACGTGTTCAAACGTAGCACCACGAGTCCCTCGGTACAATCAGCAACTCCGCCCACCAGCGTGCATTGCGATCACTCGATCGCGCTTCGCCGCGAACACCACTCCGAGGCCGCAGACGTTTGTCATGGGTCACAAGCCGCGACTGTTCGCCGCAAGCTCATCGACGACAATCGCCCGATCGCGCCGTCGCGCGTCCGTCGGCCGCGCCCTCGCCCGCATCGCCACTCCGTACTTAACCGGGCAACGTGACGACCCCTGTGCCTATCACAATCGGCCGCGCGCAGACGCCGGAGCATTCATCGAGCTATTCTCGGCAGATGGGCTCACATCATCAGCGTCCGACCTCAAGACGATGAATCATCGGATGAAGGGCTGCTCCATTTCGAGCACACGAGGTTGCAATCCAATGACGATCCGGCGCTGAAGCTCGTCATCTAAACGCCGGTCTCGGACGTCGGTTCACGATCGCCTGGCGTCAGCTTTTGAGGGCCAAGCGGAGCGCAGCGATCCGTCAGAGCAACGCCGCTCGTGACCCGTCGGCGGACTCCCTTGATCTAGATCAACCAGAACGCGGCGCTTCGCCGCTTAGCTGGCTCATCCTCCTTTGCCTGAGTTGGAGGGAAATAGGAAAACACCCGCAGTGGCGGCACTACATCGCCCCACTCGGCCAATGCAGCGAATTTCAGGAGAACCCTTATGCAAAAGCATCTGTTGTCGCTTGCTGCGATCCTGTCGGGTTTGAGTCTCATCGTGTCGACATCGACCCCGAGCGCCGCTCAAGCGATTTCTGCGGAAGAGGCACAAGCGATCGCTGCGGAGGCCTATGTTTACTTCTATCCGCTCGTGACGATGGACCTGACGCGCAAGCAGCTCATCAATTCCGATCCCAAAACTGCGGCAATAGGCGGCCCTCCCAACACGTTCGACAATATCCAGGCCTACCCGACCGCAGACATGAAGGCGGTGGTGCGGCCCAATTTCGACACGCTGTATTCGAGCGCCTGGCTCGACCTGACCCGCGAACCCATGGTCGTTTCGGTTCCTGATACCGGTGGCCGCTACTACCTGCTGCCGATGCTCGACATGTGGACGGATGTGTTCGCGTCGCCGGGATGGCGTACGACAGGCACCAAGGCAGCGAATTTCCTGGTCGTGCCGCCGGGCTGGAACGGAAACGTGCCGGCGGGCTTCGCACGTATCGACGCGCCGACGCCTTATGTCTGGATCATCGGCCGCACCAAGACCGATGGTCCTGCCGACTATGCTCCGGTTCACGAGGTGCAGAAGGGGTACAAGATCACACCGCTATCTGGGTGGGGTAAGCCCCCGGTCGTCGTGACACAGACCATCGATCCCAACGTTGACCTCAAGACGCCGCCGAAGCTGCAAGTCGACACGATGGCAGGCGATAAGTTTTTTGCCTATGCGGCGGAGCTATCCAAGGTCCACCCGCCACACATCACAGATGAGCCGATCATCGCGCGCATGGCGCGGATAGGGCTCGAACCGGGCAAGAACTTCGATATGACCAAAGCCGATGCGACGGTACGGAAAGCTATCGAGGATGCGCCGGCTCAGGCGCAAAAACTGATGGCATGGAAAATCCCAACGCTGGCGCGCGTCGCAAATCACTGGTCCATGAACACGGACACGATGGGCGTTTACGGGAACTACTACTTGAAGCGCGCGATCGTCGCGCAGCTCGGACTCGGCGCGAATCTGCCGGAGGACGCGATCTACCCGAACAGTGTTGGCGATGAAAACGGCAAGCCGCTCGACGGCGCAAACAAATACATCGTCCGCTTTGCCAAGGACGCGGTCCCGCCGGTCGAGGCATTCTGGTCAATCACCCTGTATGACGATGAAGGCTTCCAGGTTGCCAATCCACTCAATCGCTTTGCGGTGAGCAGCTGGATGCCGTTCAAGCGCGACGCCGACGGATCGCTCACGCTCTACGTCCAGAATGACAATCCGGGCGGCGATCGCGAAGCCAACTGGCTGCCCGCGCCCAAAAGCCCGTTCAACCTCACCATGCGTCTTTATGCGCCAAAGTCGGAGGCATTGACCGGCGTGTGGAATCCACCCGCCATCAAGCGGGTCGATAGTGAAACCGTTGGCCGGCAGCAATGACAATGCCAAGGGAGCCCGGCCGGGCAAGGCACGCGCGGCGAATTTAAAGCGCCCAAGAAAGGGCAGAGATGATTCCGCTTGCGAAACCTGAACCAGGATGACGCCGCCGAAGACGAACCTTCATCGAGATCGAACGGGAGGTTCGCTCCTCAAACGTCGCTCGATACATGCCTCTTGGACAGTTTACACAGCTAAGGAGGTAGCCCATGCCGATCGTTCAATTTACTCGCTTCAAAACCGACAAGGTCGAGGAAACGGTCCAGATCATCCGGCAGGCGAAGAAAATCTTTGAAAAACACGGTGCCGAGTTTCTTCGGCTCTCCCGTTTCCACACCGGTCACTGGGCAGGAGAGTTGCTGGTTACGACGCGCTACTCCAATTGGGAAGTCTACGGCAAGGTGCAGGAGGCCGTGGCAAAGGACCCGGAGTTCGCGCAGCTGCAGGCTGATGGAATGAAGATTGCCGAACTGCAGGGCCGTAATATCGCCGTCAGCATCGATCTCTAGTCGGGGCGCCGCCCCGCAAACCACAATAAGCGCGGAGGCCGCCGGACATATGCCGGTGGCCTTCCCGATCTGGGACGGCGTTCTACGCCCCGACCGGCGTATAGATCACGAGCTTCAGCGCGGGATCGTCGTTGGCCTGAAAACTCGTGTGCTCGAAATGGAGCACGCCCAGAGTTGGATGAGACATCGTCTTGAGGCCCGAGGCGGTGCTGGGTATCTCGTGGGCTTCCCACCATTTGACGAATTCCGGGCTGCCCTGCCGCAGCCGTGTCAGCAACTCCGCAAAGGCGGGATCGCCGGCCCAGACGTCGTGGGTGGCGCGAAACATCGCGACCATGCGCTTGGCGACCTCCGCCCAGCCCGCGCCGTAAGCCTTGCGCGTCTGCTTGTTGGTCATCATCAGGAGCATCGTGTTGCGATCCTCCTCCGGCAACCGGCCGAACGCAAAGACCTGCTCGGCGGCCTCGTTCCAGGCCAGCACGTCCCAGCGCCGCCCGGTGATATAGGCCGGATGCGGCAGGCTCTCGATCAGCCGCAGGATCGGCGGCGGCACGATCTCGCGCGTGAAGGTGCGCCTGTCGCCGTCGCGC includes the following:
- a CDS encoding DUF1254 domain-containing protein, with protein sequence MQKHLLSLAAILSGLSLIVSTSTPSAAQAISAEEAQAIAAEAYVYFYPLVTMDLTRKQLINSDPKTAAIGGPPNTFDNIQAYPTADMKAVVRPNFDTLYSSAWLDLTREPMVVSVPDTGGRYYLLPMLDMWTDVFASPGWRTTGTKAANFLVVPPGWNGNVPAGFARIDAPTPYVWIIGRTKTDGPADYAPVHEVQKGYKITPLSGWGKPPVVVTQTIDPNVDLKTPPKLQVDTMAGDKFFAYAAELSKVHPPHITDEPIIARMARIGLEPGKNFDMTKADATVRKAIEDAPAQAQKLMAWKIPTLARVANHWSMNTDTMGVYGNYYLKRAIVAQLGLGANLPEDAIYPNSVGDENGKPLDGANKYIVRFAKDAVPPVEAFWSITLYDDEGFQVANPLNRFAVSSWMPFKRDADGSLTLYVQNDNPGGDREANWLPAPKSPFNLTMRLYAPKSEALTGVWNPPAIKRVDSETVGRQQ
- a CDS encoding helix-turn-helix transcriptional regulator, yielding MADPRRIEFGDFLRSRREKLTPKTVGLPAGSRRRTAGLRREEVALLAGIGVDWYIRLEQGRTVSPSITTVDALARALRLSKTEHAHLKALARDGDRRTFTREIVPPPILRLIESLPHPAYITGRRWDVLAWNEAAEQVFAFGRLPEEDRNTMLLMMTNKQTRKAYGAGWAEVAKRMVAMFRATHDVWAGDPAFAELLTRLRQGSPEFVKWWEAHEIPSTASGLKTMSHPTLGVLHFEHTSFQANDDPALKLVIYTPVGA